The following coding sequences are from one Hymenobacter sp. DG25A window:
- the pyrF gene encoding orotidine-5'-phosphate decarboxylase, giving the protein MEKLIQRVQYANSLLCVGLDPVGDDAQVARRLAEVIDQTHDYAAAFKPNLAFFLSREDGVKLLRETVQRIPESIPVILDGKFGDIANTADHYARFAYDIIGADGVTVNPYMGDDAILPFALPGKMVFVLAKTSNKPAHSLQDVALTRGGSLSDCAARVARKLDEEHGGGIGLVVGATNAEAVGRMRAISPKQWFLVPGVGAQGGDLQATLRAGLRPDGSGLLINTSRALWQAADAAAAARELVEQINQFRPVTV; this is encoded by the coding sequence ATGGAAAAGCTGATTCAACGTGTTCAGTACGCAAACTCGCTGCTTTGCGTGGGCCTCGACCCCGTAGGCGACGATGCGCAGGTAGCCCGCCGGCTGGCCGAAGTCATTGACCAGACTCATGATTATGCCGCCGCTTTCAAGCCTAATCTGGCCTTTTTCCTGAGCCGGGAAGATGGCGTGAAGCTGCTGCGCGAAACCGTGCAGCGCATCCCCGAAAGCATCCCGGTTATCCTGGACGGCAAGTTCGGCGACATAGCCAACACCGCAGACCACTACGCCCGCTTCGCCTATGACATCATTGGGGCCGATGGCGTGACGGTGAATCCCTATATGGGCGACGACGCTATTCTGCCCTTCGCTCTCCCCGGCAAAATGGTGTTTGTGCTGGCCAAAACCTCCAACAAACCTGCTCACTCCCTGCAGGATGTAGCCCTCACCCGGGGCGGCTCCCTTTCCGATTGCGCGGCCCGCGTGGCCCGTAAGCTGGACGAAGAGCATGGCGGCGGTATTGGGCTGGTAGTTGGTGCCACCAACGCCGAAGCCGTGGGCCGGATGCGTGCCATCAGCCCGAAGCAGTGGTTCTTGGTGCCCGGCGTGGGCGCCCAGGGCGGCGACCTGCAGGCTACCCTACGCGCCGGCCTGCGCCCCGATGGCTCCGGTTTGCTGATCAACACTTCCCGCGCTTTGTGGCAGGCGGCCGATGCCGCCGCCGCCGCCCGGGAATTGGTCGAGCAAATCAACCAGTTCCGGCCGGTAACAGTGTAG
- the pyrE gene encoding orotate phosphoribosyltransferase, which yields MSSTHTTLTPATLEQQLLQEDALLRGHFRLSSGLHSDTYVQCARFLRRPDLAAPAAQQLADMIREAGLQPDLVVGPAMGGVVIGYELARQLGVPGIFTERDDTGQMTLRRGFTVEPGQQIIIAEDVVTTGKSTNEVARVLEGMGAKVLAVASLIDRTGGDAALNFPNFALLPVTAATYAPDDCPLCRAGIPVVKPGSRPDKAFS from the coding sequence TTGAGTTCCACCCACACCACCCTCACCCCGGCAACCCTGGAGCAGCAATTGCTGCAGGAAGATGCGCTGCTGCGCGGGCACTTTCGCCTTTCCTCCGGCCTGCATTCCGACACCTATGTGCAGTGTGCCCGATTCCTGCGCCGGCCCGATCTGGCTGCCCCGGCTGCCCAACAGCTGGCTGATATGATTCGTGAAGCCGGTTTGCAGCCGGATCTGGTAGTAGGCCCGGCTATGGGCGGCGTAGTCATTGGCTACGAGCTGGCCCGGCAGCTGGGCGTGCCCGGCATATTTACCGAGCGGGATGATACGGGGCAGATGACCCTGCGCCGCGGCTTTACCGTGGAGCCCGGCCAGCAGATTATCATTGCAGAAGATGTAGTGACTACCGGCAAGAGCACCAATGAGGTAGCCCGCGTGTTGGAAGGGATGGGCGCAAAAGTTTTGGCCGTGGCGAGTTTAATTGACCGCACGGGTGGGGATGCTGCGCTGAATTTTCCGAACTTTGCCCTGCTGCCGGTAACGGCGGCTACCTACGCACCCGATGATTGCCCGCTGTGCCGGGCAGGTATTCCGGTGGTAAAGCCTGGCAGTCGGCCAGATAAAGCGTTTTCTTAA
- a CDS encoding phosphoribosylformylglycinamidine synthase subunit PurL encodes MESTQRTIQLLLKPGQHDGEGQRIAEAAQRHLGLNTGRVQSTALYTVRYPLSGEQLRDFATHCLQDPVLHDVALDEFRHGAEYKSYILVAKLPGVTDDEGISAQNALGDFLNEPLDIHTQHIFSKRLYFLEHELPESSLRRLAEELLGNKLINRFEVGPITQIRDYTPRPGGGAESITDTVRLLGLSDEELVKLSKDNLYALNLEEMRAVRDHYTSIAQERQAAGLPQDPTDCELEIIAQTWSEHCKHKEFSALIKYKDADTGETFEVDSLFKTYIKDATSEVDRQLRANGNDWLIKVFSDNAGAVRINPESLFVWKVETHNSPSAIDPYGGAITGILGNNRDPLATGIGGARLLFNTNVLCFGNPEFSGTLLSNQLHPRRIFEGVRKGIEDGGNKSGVPTVNGAIVFDDRYAGKPLVYCGTGAVMPMQLAGHDSWEKKIDAQDRIIMAGGRVGKDGIHGATFSSIELDETSPATAVQIGSPITQKLAMDFLILATRRGLIKCSTDNGAGGLSSSIGELATISGGAVVELEKVPLKYPGLRPWEIFVSESQERFSLAVEPAKLDELLALGQEMEVELTDIGYFTSDGFLDVRFDGASVAHLNMHFLHEGVPRKVLEAEWCKPQASEPALPTNLDYTDVLSRLLGSLNICSRESVIRQYDHEVKGRTIIKPLMGATGQAPQDAAVVRFNFESWEGVAVSNGILPRFGDLDAYHMSAGAFDEAVRQIVAVGGKLPNLSYGDGNFWSVNDNFCVPDSVYDPIGNPDGKQKLAKLVRMCQALRDATAAYCIPLTSGKDSMKNDFKADGVKISVPPTVLYSMTAKIEDVRHTITSDFKQADDVVYLLGETYDELGGSEFYQLLGELGANVPQVRFAEAKALYTLMGEANDKKLIQSCHDLSDGGLAVALAEATFGYGFGAAIELPASGLSVTAQLFSESHSRFVATVAPEDVVAFEQHFGSRATRLGRVTQDGQLTVQHGGQTVVSASTTALRHEWTNGPVNRIIGFGQHAEAQ; translated from the coding sequence TTGGAATCTACCCAAAGAACTATTCAGCTTCTGCTTAAGCCTGGCCAACATGATGGCGAGGGCCAACGCATAGCCGAAGCTGCCCAACGTCACCTTGGCCTGAATACCGGCCGGGTGCAAAGCACCGCCCTCTACACGGTGCGCTACCCCCTGAGCGGTGAGCAGCTGCGCGACTTCGCCACCCACTGCCTCCAGGATCCGGTGCTGCACGACGTGGCCCTCGACGAGTTCCGCCACGGCGCCGAATACAAAAGCTATATCTTGGTGGCCAAGCTGCCCGGCGTGACGGACGACGAAGGCATATCGGCCCAGAACGCCCTCGGCGACTTCCTCAACGAGCCGCTCGATATCCATACCCAGCACATCTTCAGCAAGCGGCTCTACTTCCTGGAGCACGAGTTGCCGGAGAGTAGTCTGCGCCGCCTTGCCGAAGAGCTGCTCGGCAACAAGCTCATCAACCGCTTCGAAGTCGGCCCCATAACCCAGATCCGCGACTACACGCCGCGCCCGGGTGGTGGGGCCGAATCTATTACGGACACCGTGCGCCTGCTGGGCCTCTCGGATGAGGAGCTGGTTAAGCTGTCGAAAGACAACCTCTACGCCCTGAACCTGGAGGAAATGCGCGCCGTGCGCGACCATTATACCAGCATTGCCCAGGAGCGCCAGGCCGCCGGCCTGCCCCAGGACCCCACCGACTGCGAGCTGGAAATTATTGCTCAGACCTGGTCGGAGCACTGCAAGCACAAGGAGTTTTCGGCCCTCATTAAGTATAAGGATGCCGACACCGGCGAAACCTTCGAAGTCGACTCCTTATTCAAGACTTACATTAAAGACGCCACTTCCGAGGTAGACCGCCAGCTGCGGGCCAACGGCAACGACTGGCTGATTAAGGTATTCTCCGACAACGCCGGGGCCGTGCGCATCAACCCCGAGTCGTTGTTCGTGTGGAAGGTAGAAACGCACAATTCGCCCTCGGCCATCGACCCCTACGGCGGAGCTATAACCGGCATTCTGGGCAACAACCGCGACCCGCTGGCTACCGGCATTGGCGGCGCGCGGCTGCTGTTCAATACCAACGTGCTGTGCTTCGGCAACCCCGAGTTTTCGGGTACTTTGCTGAGCAACCAGCTGCACCCGCGCCGCATTTTTGAAGGCGTGCGCAAGGGTATCGAGGACGGCGGCAACAAATCGGGCGTGCCTACCGTGAACGGGGCTATTGTGTTTGATGACCGCTACGCCGGCAAACCGCTGGTGTACTGCGGTACCGGCGCCGTGATGCCCATGCAACTGGCCGGCCACGATTCTTGGGAGAAGAAAATTGACGCCCAGGACCGCATCATCATGGCCGGTGGCCGGGTGGGTAAAGACGGTATCCACGGCGCTACTTTCTCTTCCATTGAATTAGACGAAACCTCGCCCGCCACGGCGGTGCAGATCGGCTCGCCCATCACGCAGAAGCTGGCCATGGACTTCCTGATCCTGGCTACGCGCCGCGGCCTGATTAAGTGCAGCACCGATAACGGTGCGGGCGGCTTATCCTCCAGCATCGGCGAGCTGGCTACTATCAGCGGCGGTGCTGTGGTAGAGCTGGAAAAAGTACCCCTGAAATACCCCGGTCTGCGGCCCTGGGAAATCTTTGTTTCCGAGTCGCAGGAGCGGTTTTCGCTGGCTGTGGAGCCCGCTAAGCTGGACGAGCTGCTGGCGTTGGGACAGGAAATGGAAGTAGAGCTGACTGACATCGGTTACTTCACTTCGGATGGTTTCCTGGATGTGCGCTTCGATGGCGCGTCAGTAGCCCATCTGAACATGCATTTCCTGCACGAAGGCGTGCCGCGCAAAGTGCTGGAAGCCGAGTGGTGCAAGCCCCAGGCTTCAGAGCCGGCGCTGCCCACCAACCTCGACTATACCGACGTGCTGAGCCGCCTGCTCGGCAGCCTCAACATCTGCTCGCGCGAATCGGTGATTCGGCAGTACGACCACGAGGTGAAAGGCCGCACGATTATCAAGCCGCTCATGGGCGCTACCGGTCAGGCGCCGCAGGACGCGGCCGTGGTGCGCTTCAACTTCGAGAGCTGGGAAGGCGTGGCCGTGAGCAACGGTATTCTGCCTCGCTTCGGTGATTTGGATGCCTACCATATGTCGGCCGGCGCGTTTGATGAGGCTGTGCGCCAGATTGTAGCCGTGGGCGGGAAGCTTCCCAACCTGAGTTATGGCGACGGCAACTTCTGGTCCGTGAACGACAACTTCTGCGTGCCCGACTCGGTGTACGACCCCATCGGCAACCCCGATGGCAAACAGAAGCTGGCCAAGCTGGTGCGTATGTGCCAGGCCCTGCGTGATGCCACGGCAGCCTACTGCATCCCGCTCACCTCGGGCAAGGACTCCATGAAGAATGACTTCAAGGCCGACGGCGTAAAGATTTCGGTGCCGCCCACGGTGCTGTACTCCATGACCGCCAAAATTGAGGACGTCCGCCATACCATCACCTCCGACTTCAAGCAAGCCGACGATGTGGTGTACCTGCTGGGCGAAACCTACGACGAGCTGGGCGGCTCAGAGTTCTACCAGCTGCTGGGTGAGCTGGGAGCCAATGTGCCCCAGGTTCGTTTCGCGGAAGCCAAAGCCCTGTACACGCTGATGGGAGAGGCCAACGATAAAAAGCTCATCCAATCCTGCCACGACCTCTCGGATGGCGGCCTGGCGGTGGCACTTGCTGAGGCCACATTTGGTTATGGCTTTGGCGCTGCTATAGAATTGCCGGCCAGTGGGTTGAGTGTAACAGCACAGTTGTTCTCAGAGTCGCACTCCCGCTTTGTGGCCACGGTGGCCCCGGAAGATGTGGTGGCTTTTGAGCAGCACTTCGGCAGCCGGGCCACGCGCCTGGGCCGCGTAACCCAGGACGGCCAGCTGACGGTACAGCACGGTGGTCAGACGGTCGTTTCGGCCAGCACGACGGCCCTGCGCCACGAGTGGACCAATGGTCCCGTTAATCGAATCATCGGCTTCGGCCAGCATGCGGAAGCGCAATAG
- a CDS encoding phosphoribosylformylglycinamidine synthase subunit PurQ — protein sequence MEQQPILPDLTTPPRPQHDDPGHEVVDREGNIKLPGYKSVDPGHETTEPLKSSPESGHSPKVRALILTGFGINCEEEYAAAYRLAGAEATIVHLNQVLHGHVSIHDYDILNFPGGFSFGDDLGSGVVLANKLRYRKNAEGRTLIDDIKQFVANGKFVMGICNGFQVLVKLGLLPNLSGHVTPEVTLTHNASGRYEDRWVKLKVNPKSNSPFLKGIDTMEVPVRHGEGRLIIKGEDTLAEIEARGLNCLAYTDFDGSPTDVYPFNPNGADLNCAGLTDTTGQVFGLMPHPEAFLSLYNHPDWARRKRQNPQLSEEGDGLKLFRNIVEHVQGQRQAATTPQQARQFTS from the coding sequence ATGGAACAGCAACCAATTTTGCCGGATTTAACCACGCCGCCCCGGCCGCAGCACGACGACCCGGGCCACGAAGTGGTGGACCGGGAGGGCAACATCAAGTTGCCCGGCTACAAAAGCGTAGACCCCGGCCACGAAACAACGGAGCCGCTGAAAAGTAGCCCGGAGTCCGGACATAGCCCGAAAGTGCGCGCCCTCATTCTGACCGGTTTCGGCATCAACTGCGAGGAAGAGTACGCCGCCGCTTACCGGCTGGCGGGCGCCGAAGCCACCATTGTGCACCTCAACCAGGTGCTGCACGGCCACGTCAGCATCCACGACTACGACATCCTGAACTTCCCCGGCGGTTTTTCGTTCGGCGACGACCTCGGCTCGGGCGTGGTGCTGGCAAACAAGCTTCGCTACCGCAAAAACGCCGAGGGTCGCACCCTGATCGACGACATCAAGCAGTTCGTTGCCAACGGCAAGTTTGTGATGGGCATCTGCAATGGCTTCCAGGTGCTGGTGAAGCTGGGCCTGCTGCCCAACCTAAGCGGCCACGTAACGCCGGAAGTGACCCTGACGCACAATGCCTCGGGCCGTTACGAAGACCGTTGGGTGAAGCTGAAAGTCAACCCGAAATCAAACTCTCCCTTCCTGAAAGGCATTGACACGATGGAAGTGCCGGTGCGCCACGGCGAAGGTCGCCTTATTATTAAGGGCGAAGACACGCTGGCGGAAATTGAAGCCCGGGGCCTGAATTGCCTGGCTTACACCGATTTCGACGGCTCGCCGACGGACGTGTATCCTTTCAACCCCAACGGTGCCGACCTGAATTGCGCCGGCCTGACCGACACCACCGGCCAGGTATTCGGCCTGATGCCGCACCCTGAGGCTTTCCTCTCGCTGTACAATCACCCCGACTGGGCCCGGCGCAAGCGCCAGAACCCCCAGCTGAGCGAGGAAGGCGACGGCCTAAAGCTGTTCCGCAACATTGTGGAACACGTGCAAGGCCAGCGCCAGGCCGCTACTACGCCCCAGCAAGCCCGCCAGTTTACATCCTAG
- a CDS encoding phosphoribosylaminoimidazolesuccinocarboxamide synthase → MNTLNHFDTPQLELLHRGKVRDSYRAPSGERLIVVTDRLSAFDSVLETPVAHKGAVLNGLAAFWFDKTRHIIPNHVISLPDPNVTLAKEAEPIRVEMVVRNYLTGSMWRGYQQGQRTFSGVTVPDGLTKHQKFPEPIVTPTTKEESDREITPENLVSEGWVSAELYEKMRVKSLELFNFASQWMAERGIILVDTKYEFGLLNGELILIDEIHTPDSSRFWSAEDYAKNPETAEQMDKEYVRQWLIANKTEAGYPRALTPEVSAEATRRYLDIYERITGAPLPTGNETTAGGDVRARLVGNLVRAGIMKNE, encoded by the coding sequence ATGAACACCCTCAATCACTTCGATACCCCCCAGCTCGAACTCCTGCACCGCGGCAAAGTTCGCGACTCGTACCGCGCGCCTTCGGGCGAGCGGCTCATCGTGGTAACCGACCGTCTGTCAGCGTTTGACTCGGTGCTGGAAACGCCCGTGGCCCACAAAGGCGCGGTGCTGAACGGGCTGGCTGCTTTCTGGTTCGACAAAACCCGGCACATCATCCCCAACCACGTGATTTCGCTGCCCGACCCGAACGTGACGCTGGCCAAGGAAGCCGAGCCGATTCGGGTGGAGATGGTGGTGCGGAACTACCTCACGGGCTCCATGTGGCGCGGCTACCAGCAGGGTCAGCGCACGTTCTCGGGCGTGACGGTGCCGGACGGCCTGACCAAGCACCAGAAATTCCCCGAGCCCATCGTGACGCCTACCACCAAGGAGGAGTCGGACCGCGAGATTACGCCGGAGAACCTGGTATCGGAAGGCTGGGTGTCGGCGGAGCTGTATGAGAAGATGCGGGTGAAGTCGCTGGAGCTGTTCAACTTCGCTTCCCAGTGGATGGCGGAGCGCGGCATCATCCTGGTGGATACCAAGTACGAGTTTGGTTTGCTGAATGGGGAGCTGATTCTGATTGACGAAATCCACACGCCCGATTCGTCGCGGTTCTGGAGCGCCGAGGACTATGCCAAGAACCCCGAAACGGCCGAGCAGATGGACAAGGAATACGTGCGCCAGTGGCTGATTGCTAACAAAACGGAAGCAGGCTACCCCCGCGCCCTCACGCCCGAAGTGTCCGCCGAAGCCACCCGCCGCTACCTCGATATCTACGAGCGTATCACGGGTGCCCCACTGCCCACCGGCAACGAAACCACTGCCGGCGGCGACGTCCGGGCCCGCCTTGTGGGCAACCTCGTGCGCGCCGGTATCATGAAAAATGAATAA
- a CDS encoding nuclear transport factor 2 family protein produces the protein MNVAKHKQLVQDYIEAYNRFDVEGMVRHLHEDVVFRNISGGEVNLTTTGKESFRQQAEQARQYFSQRKQHITNWLVADNRVEVLIDYTGVAAIEFPNGLKPGDTLQLQGKSVFEFADSQIVSINDIS, from the coding sequence ATGAACGTTGCGAAACACAAACAACTAGTGCAAGATTACATTGAAGCGTACAACCGCTTCGATGTAGAGGGGATGGTGCGCCATCTGCACGAAGACGTGGTGTTCCGCAACATTTCCGGCGGCGAAGTCAACCTGACAACCACCGGTAAGGAAAGCTTCCGTCAGCAGGCCGAGCAAGCCAGGCAGTACTTCTCGCAACGGAAGCAGCACATCACTAATTGGCTGGTAGCCGACAACCGCGTGGAAGTGCTGATTGACTATACCGGCGTGGCGGCCATTGAGTTTCCTAATGGTTTAAAGCCGGGCGATACGCTACAGCTGCAGGGTAAGTCGGTTTTTGAGTTTGCCGATAGTCAGATTGTTTCCATCAACGACATCAGCTAG
- a CDS encoding CatB-related O-acetyltransferase: MSKFGPDTAIKFPLAAYSRLCFLKNVVTNPNIIVGDYTYYDDFEDVANFEKNVKYHFEFTGDKLIIGKFCMIASGVTFIMNGANHLTDALTTYPFAIFEHGWEGAMTGKSYPTKGDLVIGNDVWIGHNATIMAGVTIGDGAIIATNATVVKDVAPYTIVGGNPAQTIKQRFSAEETAALLQVKWWDWSPEKITSNLAALTSNNVKALKQCI; encoded by the coding sequence ATGAGTAAATTTGGTCCCGATACAGCAATAAAGTTTCCCCTGGCCGCTTATAGTCGCCTGTGCTTCTTGAAAAATGTTGTGACGAATCCAAATATCATCGTGGGTGACTACACCTACTATGATGACTTCGAGGATGTTGCCAACTTTGAAAAGAATGTGAAATATCATTTTGAGTTCACGGGTGACAAATTGATTATTGGGAAATTTTGCATGATTGCCTCCGGTGTAACCTTCATTATGAACGGAGCTAATCATTTAACTGATGCCCTTACCACGTATCCGTTTGCCATATTCGAGCACGGCTGGGAAGGCGCTATGACTGGGAAGAGCTATCCTACAAAGGGAGACTTGGTGATTGGCAATGATGTTTGGATTGGCCACAATGCCACTATTATGGCTGGCGTAACCATTGGCGACGGTGCTATAATCGCTACTAACGCTACTGTAGTGAAGGATGTGGCACCTTATACCATCGTGGGAGGCAATCCGGCGCAGACTATCAAGCAGCGTTTTTCGGCAGAAGAAACTGCGGCGCTTTTGCAAGTCAAGTGGTGGGATTGGAGTCCGGAGAAAATCACCAGTAATCTCGCGGCGCTGACCAGTAACAACGTTAAGGCGCTTAAGCAGTGTATTTAA
- the purD gene encoding phosphoribosylamine--glycine ligase, with amino-acid sequence MATSKPIVLLGGGAREHAMAWKLTRDGATVHVLPGNGGIPNSHPEISATDFPAIQGFCEAHGIKLIVVGPEAPLAAGVTDYFVASDIRVFGPSRAGATLESSKVWSKDFMRRHGVATAMSWQYRSDKLEAARAKATELAGQVVVKYDGLAAGKGVYVCSSVEEAHAALDDLQQQHTGWFSFLLEEKLSGPEISIIGVTDGNRIRLLAPSQDHKQLLAGDQGPNTGGMGAYCPVPFADDNVLAAIRTAIVDPTLGGLQKEQFNFKGFLYFGIMLTPQGPKLLEYNARLGDPEAEVLLPALESSLLELIEATLDGRLQETVVRQRRGYYVGVVLASGGYPAAQFPTGFPITGLDQLHPSILAFHGATKHNAEGQLVTSGGRVMVLVGHGDELEEAVHHVYREAEKVKFQDVYIRTDIGQRPTPVLELTR; translated from the coding sequence ATGGCAACTTCTAAACCCATAGTACTTCTCGGCGGCGGGGCCCGTGAACACGCCATGGCGTGGAAGCTGACCCGCGACGGCGCCACCGTGCACGTGCTGCCCGGCAACGGCGGCATCCCCAACAGCCATCCCGAAATCAGCGCCACCGACTTTCCGGCTATCCAGGGGTTCTGCGAAGCGCACGGTATCAAGCTCATCGTGGTAGGACCAGAGGCGCCTTTGGCCGCCGGGGTAACCGACTATTTTGTCGCTTCTGATATCCGGGTGTTTGGTCCGAGCCGGGCCGGGGCTACGCTGGAAAGCTCTAAGGTGTGGAGCAAAGATTTTATGCGGCGGCACGGGGTGGCTACGGCTATGTCGTGGCAGTACCGCAGCGACAAGCTGGAAGCTGCCCGCGCCAAAGCCACCGAGTTGGCAGGGCAGGTAGTAGTGAAATATGATGGGCTGGCTGCGGGCAAGGGCGTGTATGTGTGCTCTTCCGTGGAAGAGGCCCACGCCGCGCTGGACGATTTGCAGCAGCAGCACACCGGCTGGTTTAGCTTCCTGCTGGAAGAAAAGCTGTCCGGCCCCGAAATCAGCATTATCGGCGTAACCGATGGCAACCGCATCCGGCTGCTGGCGCCTTCCCAGGACCACAAGCAGCTGCTGGCCGGCGACCAGGGCCCCAACACCGGCGGCATGGGCGCCTACTGCCCCGTGCCCTTCGCTGATGATAACGTGCTGGCGGCCATCCGCACCGCCATTGTAGATCCTACGCTGGGTGGCCTGCAGAAAGAGCAGTTCAACTTCAAAGGCTTCCTGTATTTCGGCATCATGCTCACGCCCCAGGGGCCCAAGCTGCTGGAATACAACGCCCGCCTCGGCGACCCGGAAGCCGAAGTGCTGCTGCCCGCCCTGGAAAGCAGCCTGCTGGAGCTGATTGAAGCCACGCTGGATGGCCGGCTGCAGGAAACGGTGGTTCGCCAGCGCCGCGGCTACTACGTGGGCGTGGTGCTGGCCTCGGGCGGCTACCCCGCCGCACAGTTCCCCACCGGCTTCCCCATCACCGGCCTGGACCAGCTGCACCCCAGCATCCTGGCCTTCCACGGCGCTACCAAGCACAATGCTGAAGGCCAGCTGGTAACTAGCGGCGGCCGGGTAATGGTACTGGTGGGCCACGGTGATGAGCTGGAAGAGGCTGTGCATCACGTGTATCGGGAAGCAGAAAAGGTTAAATTTCAGGATGTGTACATCCGCACAGACATTGGCCAGCGGCCGACTCCCGTTCTTGAACTCACCCGGTAA
- the purN gene encoding phosphoribosylglycinamide formyltransferase, producing the protein MNSPGNHTTRKQRLAILLSGRGSNMVALVKAVQHGVLQDVAEIAVVFSNKPDAPGLETARALGCLTDSLSSQGHKRADFDAAVVDILNSYQPDYVVLAGYMRILSPTFIRAFAGRILNIHPADTHQHQGLHAYEWAFEHQLPETKITVHLVDEGLDTGPVLAQEPVDLRGADTLAEVERRGLAVEHQLYATTLARLLRGELPDLPAEAALTTPHTPPTSVASLPGPATNN; encoded by the coding sequence TTGAACTCACCCGGTAACCATACTACCCGCAAGCAGCGCCTGGCCATTTTATTGTCGGGCAGGGGCTCCAATATGGTGGCGCTGGTAAAAGCCGTGCAACACGGGGTGCTGCAGGATGTGGCCGAAATAGCGGTGGTATTCAGCAACAAGCCTGATGCCCCCGGCTTGGAAACCGCCAGGGCGCTGGGCTGCCTCACCGATAGCCTGAGCAGCCAGGGCCATAAACGGGCCGATTTTGATGCCGCGGTAGTAGATATTCTGAACAGCTACCAGCCTGATTACGTGGTGCTGGCCGGCTACATGCGCATCCTGTCGCCTACGTTTATTCGGGCGTTTGCCGGGCGCATTCTCAACATTCACCCCGCTGACACCCATCAGCACCAAGGGCTGCACGCTTATGAATGGGCCTTTGAACACCAGCTGCCGGAAACCAAAATCACGGTGCATCTGGTTGACGAAGGCCTGGATACCGGGCCTGTGCTGGCCCAGGAACCAGTTGATCTGCGCGGGGCTGATACCCTGGCAGAAGTAGAGCGCCGCGGCCTGGCCGTGGAGCATCAGCTTTACGCCACTACGCTGGCCCGCCTGCTTCGGGGCGAGCTGCCTGACCTGCCTGCCGAAGCGGCTCTGACCACACCCCATACACCACCCACCTCCGTTGCCAGCCTCCCGGGGCCGGCAACTAACAACTAA